Proteins co-encoded in one Bremerella sp. TYQ1 genomic window:
- a CDS encoding HTTM domain-containing protein: MIKTYLHELYSGIRDGWNRFWFTPTDPATLGLVRIFAGSMLFYTHLVWSIDLTGFMGEQGRFSTDLVQRMHQGSTFAFSYLWLFDGNPAMLWFVHIAALFVLLMFTLGFYTRITSILTFIIAVSYAHRAPGALFGLDQINVMLAMYLMLGGAGEAFSLDRLLTKWRYPKRVLPEISTAANVSIRLIQLHMCVIYLFAGTGKLLGETWWEGTAIWGAVANSEYQSMDMTWLASYPLLIALMTQVSLAWEMSYCVLVWPRLTRPLVILMAIPLHLGIAICMGMITFGLAMLIGNLAFVSPWIIREIEASLRQRLAPEPTPEPA; this comes from the coding sequence GTGATCAAAACATACCTTCACGAACTGTACTCCGGCATCCGCGACGGTTGGAATCGGTTCTGGTTTACGCCGACAGATCCCGCAACGCTGGGCTTGGTGCGTATCTTTGCCGGCAGCATGCTGTTCTATACTCACTTGGTTTGGTCGATTGACCTGACAGGGTTCATGGGAGAGCAGGGGAGGTTTTCGACCGATCTTGTCCAGCGGATGCACCAGGGTAGTACGTTTGCGTTCAGTTATCTCTGGCTATTCGACGGCAACCCAGCCATGCTTTGGTTCGTGCACATCGCGGCGTTGTTCGTTTTGCTGATGTTCACGCTCGGTTTTTATACCCGGATCACAAGCATCCTGACGTTCATTATCGCCGTAAGCTATGCCCATCGAGCGCCGGGAGCATTGTTTGGGCTCGATCAAATCAATGTCATGCTGGCGATGTACTTGATGCTCGGTGGAGCAGGGGAGGCCTTCAGTCTTGATCGCCTGCTGACGAAGTGGCGTTACCCGAAACGAGTACTTCCCGAAATAAGCACCGCCGCCAATGTTTCGATTCGCTTGATTCAACTTCATATGTGTGTGATCTATCTGTTTGCGGGGACCGGCAAGTTGCTCGGCGAAACCTGGTGGGAGGGAACGGCAATTTGGGGAGCGGTCGCCAACAGTGAGTACCAATCGATGGACATGACCTGGCTGGCCAGCTATCCCTTGCTAATTGCCCTGATGACTCAAGTTTCTCTGGCCTGGGAAATGAGCTACTGCGTGTTGGTTTGGCCTCGCCTGACGCGACCGCTTGTTATCTTGATGGCGATCCCACTTCATCTCGGTATTGCCATTTGTATGGGGATGATCACATTCGGCTTGGCAATGTTGATCGGAAACCTGGCATTCGTCAGTCCCTGGATCATTAGAGAAATTGAAGCTAGTCTCCGCCAACGACTTGCCCCAGAACCGACTCCCGAACCTGCCTAA
- a CDS encoding glycosyltransferase family 4 protein, producing the protein MRVAHVITRMIIGGAQENTLYNCLDLIRDFDDDVLLITGPSEGPEGNLLEQAHAQGLPVKLLPNLKRNIHPITDWKGYQEVKAAIREFRPDVVHTHSAKAGLLGRRAAMTLKVPAVIHTVHGAPFHPYQSAPARKFFIACERYASSQCHQLVSVADAMTDLLVEANVASREKFLTVYSGMEVEPFLESRGLRNETREQLGIQPGDVVIGKIARLFHLKGHEYVIEAAKQVVSECPNAKFLFVGDGILRGKYEAAIAEAGLTDHFILVGLVPPKEIPKYISAMDVLVHTSLREGLARALPQALLSGKPAVSFDIDGAREVVSTMETGFLIPPGDIPQLISALTQLCHDAALREKLGEEGRRRCSQVFPHQVMTRRLREIYQEVLLRNGHELA; encoded by the coding sequence ATGCGTGTTGCTCATGTAATTACCCGAATGATCATCGGTGGCGCGCAAGAGAACACGCTTTATAACTGCCTCGATCTAATTCGAGACTTCGACGATGACGTCTTACTGATCACGGGGCCCAGCGAAGGACCGGAGGGAAACCTACTGGAACAGGCCCATGCCCAGGGGCTTCCGGTAAAGCTGCTTCCCAATCTAAAACGCAACATTCATCCGATCACCGATTGGAAAGGGTACCAGGAAGTCAAAGCCGCCATTCGTGAATTCCGTCCTGACGTAGTTCATACGCACAGTGCCAAAGCAGGCTTGTTAGGCCGAAGGGCCGCGATGACGCTCAAAGTCCCCGCCGTTATCCACACAGTACATGGCGCGCCTTTTCATCCTTACCAATCAGCACCGGCCCGCAAATTCTTTATTGCCTGCGAACGATACGCTTCAAGCCAATGCCATCAATTGGTGAGTGTTGCTGACGCCATGACCGATCTGCTCGTGGAAGCGAACGTCGCATCACGCGAAAAGTTTCTGACCGTCTATAGTGGAATGGAAGTCGAGCCGTTCCTGGAGAGCAGGGGACTGCGCAACGAAACTCGAGAGCAACTTGGAATTCAGCCAGGCGACGTCGTCATCGGCAAGATCGCTCGACTCTTTCACTTGAAGGGGCACGAGTATGTGATCGAAGCAGCCAAGCAGGTTGTCTCCGAGTGCCCGAACGCCAAGTTTCTCTTCGTCGGCGACGGTATCCTTCGCGGGAAGTATGAAGCGGCGATCGCGGAAGCTGGGCTGACCGATCATTTCATCCTCGTGGGACTTGTCCCCCCCAAGGAGATCCCGAAGTACATCTCAGCGATGGACGTTCTCGTGCATACCAGTCTTCGCGAAGGACTAGCCAGGGCACTCCCGCAAGCTCTTCTTAGCGGAAAGCCAGCCGTCAGTTTCGATATCGATGGGGCCCGCGAGGTGGTGTCCACCATGGAGACCGGTTTTCTGATTCCGCCGGGCGATATCCCGCAACTCATATCGGCACTAACACAGCTTTGCCACGACGCTGCACTTCGCGAAAAGCTGGGAGAAGAAGGGCGACGTCGCTGCAGCCAGGTGTTTCCGCACCAAGTCATGACGCGTCGCCTGCGGGAAATCTACCAGGAAGTCCTGCTAAGAAATGGGCATGAACTTGCCTAA
- the truA gene encoding tRNA pseudouridine(38-40) synthase TruA: MESSEHAAASSSGRCIKLTVAYDGTNYQGWQRQPTGPTIQAALEAAINSISQEAVHIVGSGRTDAGVHAWGQVASFHTQSKLPADVFRKALNATLPEDIVVRHACDAPINFRPINDAISKRYRYVLQPGRINDPFSLKHAWFVKRVLDVESMQFAAQTLIGEHDFAAFQATGSPRQSTIRTMLDASVTVHDADERAKIHIEVEATGFLYNMVRIIAGTLVEVGQGKRTVESVADAITSCDRLQAGMTAPAHGLYLLKVHYPPHE; encoded by the coding sequence ATGGAATCATCGGAGCATGCGGCGGCCAGTTCTTCCGGCCGCTGCATCAAGCTGACTGTCGCTTACGACGGCACAAACTATCAAGGTTGGCAGCGCCAACCCACCGGTCCGACGATTCAAGCGGCGCTCGAAGCCGCCATCAACAGCATATCCCAAGAAGCCGTTCACATTGTTGGCAGTGGACGCACGGATGCAGGCGTTCATGCCTGGGGACAAGTGGCCAGCTTTCATACGCAGTCTAAATTGCCTGCGGATGTCTTTCGCAAAGCCCTCAACGCGACGTTGCCAGAAGATATCGTCGTTCGGCATGCCTGCGATGCTCCGATTAACTTTCGGCCAATCAACGACGCGATCTCAAAACGTTATCGCTATGTCCTTCAGCCTGGTCGGATCAATGATCCCTTCTCGCTGAAGCATGCCTGGTTCGTCAAACGTGTACTCGATGTCGAATCAATGCAATTCGCCGCTCAGACGTTGATCGGCGAACATGATTTCGCCGCATTTCAAGCAACAGGTTCGCCGCGTCAATCCACCATCCGAACTATGCTCGATGCCTCGGTCACCGTTCACGATGCCGACGAGCGTGCGAAAATTCATATCGAAGTGGAAGCGACCGGCTTTTTATACAACATGGTCCGCATCATCGCCGGCACTCTAGTCGAGGTAGGGCAGGGGAAGCGAACCGTAGAGTCGGTTGCCGATGCCATAACCTCTTGCGACCGCCTGCAAGCCGGCATGACCGCGCCGGCCCATGGCCTATACTTGCTTAAAGTCCATTACCCGCCGCACGAATAA
- a CDS encoding serine/threonine-protein kinase: MLRASQTCQVWEAIHDLDNRRVVIKTLRENYIKDKGEIAALKHEFSVAGKFDHPQVIHVYEFDNFRGVAYLVLEFAISRNMKMAIREGVEELAYWTPKIIEDGAKGLGYMHQQGWVHCDVKPDNFLLGNEGNIKLIDFSIAQKKKSGLGKLFGGGSKVKGNVQGTRSYMSPEQIRGASLDDRADIYSYGCTIYELICGKVPYTATSPDQLLDKHLRAGIPSLQAANDNVTPEFSGLVERLMAKDPKQRPDTMDDVVRLLKNTKIYRIPPRKPAALVDREKAAATSGDDSTSAPDNG; this comes from the coding sequence ATGCTGCGCGCAAGCCAGACGTGCCAGGTATGGGAAGCGATTCACGACTTAGACAATCGTCGCGTTGTGATTAAAACGCTGCGTGAAAATTACATCAAAGACAAAGGCGAAATTGCGGCGCTGAAACATGAGTTCAGTGTTGCCGGCAAGTTCGACCATCCCCAAGTCATTCATGTCTACGAGTTCGATAACTTCCGAGGCGTTGCCTACCTCGTTCTTGAATTCGCAATTTCTCGCAACATGAAAATGGCGATTCGAGAAGGGGTTGAAGAACTAGCCTACTGGACGCCTAAGATCATCGAAGACGGAGCCAAGGGCCTCGGCTATATGCACCAGCAAGGCTGGGTTCATTGCGACGTGAAGCCTGACAACTTCTTGCTTGGCAACGAAGGCAACATCAAGCTGATCGACTTTTCGATTGCCCAGAAAAAGAAGTCTGGTCTCGGCAAGCTGTTTGGTGGCGGCTCGAAGGTGAAAGGCAACGTGCAAGGAACTCGTAGCTATATGTCACCGGAGCAGATACGAGGCGCCTCATTAGATGACCGTGCCGATATCTATTCATATGGCTGTACCATCTATGAATTGATCTGCGGCAAAGTTCCCTATACGGCAACCAGTCCAGATCAACTACTTGATAAGCATTTGCGGGCAGGGATTCCATCTCTGCAAGCAGCAAACGATAACGTCACGCCTGAGTTTTCAGGCTTAGTCGAACGCTTAATGGCCAAAGACCCCAAGCAGCGTCCCGATACGATGGACGATGTCGTTCGATTACTGAAGAACACAAAGATTTATCGCATTCCGCCGCGCAAGCCGGCCGCTTTAGTCGATCGAGAAAAAGCGGCGGCAACTAGTGGAGACGACTCCACCTCGGCACCTGACAACGGATAA
- a CDS encoding aspartate-semialdehyde dehydrogenase, translating to MYENLAIVGATGAVGRLIRQLLEERKFPYKTIKFLASKRSAGTEITFNGTTHTVEELTPDSFEGVDIAIGSTPDDAAAEFAPWAVKAGCIVVDESGYWRMKDDVPLVVPEVNPEAIQNHKGIISSPNCSTTQMVVAMKPLHDAAKIKRVVVSTYQATSGAGVVGEEDLVEGAKAVLEGKPYEYKAFNHQIAFNLIPQIGSEKHEGYTSEEMKMVWETQKIFGDDSIKVCPTCVRVPVTNCHSETIMVETERPISPAEARELFEKTEGITVVDNLGAGEYPMPNNCTNKNEVFIGRIRKDISCENGLTFWCVSDNLRKGAATNAVQIAELLVRSSAAV from the coding sequence GTGTACGAGAATCTGGCCATTGTTGGAGCCACTGGAGCCGTAGGACGACTGATTCGTCAGTTACTAGAGGAACGCAAGTTTCCTTACAAAACAATCAAATTCCTCGCTTCGAAACGTTCCGCCGGCACAGAAATCACGTTCAACGGCACCACGCACACGGTGGAAGAACTAACGCCTGATTCGTTCGAGGGTGTCGATATTGCTATCGGCAGTACGCCTGACGACGCCGCTGCAGAGTTCGCTCCCTGGGCCGTCAAAGCAGGCTGCATCGTCGTCGACGAAAGTGGTTATTGGCGGATGAAGGACGACGTGCCGCTTGTTGTTCCTGAAGTCAATCCGGAAGCTATCCAAAACCACAAAGGGATCATCAGCAGCCCTAACTGTTCGACCACGCAAATGGTTGTCGCGATGAAGCCGCTGCATGACGCCGCGAAGATCAAACGCGTCGTTGTCTCGACCTATCAAGCGACCAGCGGTGCCGGTGTTGTCGGGGAAGAAGATCTCGTGGAAGGCGCCAAGGCAGTCCTCGAAGGAAAGCCATACGAGTACAAGGCCTTCAATCATCAGATCGCCTTTAATCTCATTCCACAGATCGGCAGTGAAAAGCACGAAGGCTACACCTCGGAAGAAATGAAGATGGTGTGGGAAACGCAAAAGATCTTTGGTGATGACTCGATCAAAGTTTGCCCGACGTGTGTTCGTGTACCTGTGACCAACTGCCACAGCGAAACGATCATGGTCGAAACGGAACGACCGATCTCGCCGGCAGAAGCTCGCGAATTGTTCGAGAAGACCGAAGGCATTACTGTCGTCGATAATCTCGGGGCAGGGGAGTACCCAATGCCTAACAACTGCACTAACAAGAACGAAGTATTCATCGGTCGTATTCGCAAAGACATTTCCTGCGAAAACGGTCTGACGTTCTGGTGCGTTAGCGACAACCTTCGAAAGGGTGCCGCAACGAATGCTGTTCAAATTGCGGAACTTCTCGTTCGCAGTTCGGCCGCCGTCTAA
- a CDS encoding acetyl-CoA carboxylase carboxyltransferase subunit alpha, producing MSTSLYLDFEQPIETLENKLKQLEAEKNDSPEHHDEIRNVRKQLTDTIRQIYSDLSPWQTVEVARHQKRPQSADYLNLVFDEFVELHGDRKFGNDRALRTGFAKLDKHKVMFLGHFKGRDLKERSECYFGCANPEGYRKAIEKMELAEKYNLPVIAFIDTPGAYPGIGAEERGQAMAIADAMFVMSRLKTPIISVVIGEGGSGGALGIGVADRTAMLQHAYYSVISPEGCAGILWKSHEFKAKAAEALKFTSKYLPKFGIVDDVIEEPLGGAHRDHHQMAARLKMYLTKTVNELAAKPTDELVEGRYEKFRQMGMFLERELEATEGEPAS from the coding sequence ATGAGCACTTCGCTTTATCTCGACTTCGAACAACCGATTGAAACGCTCGAGAACAAACTGAAACAGCTAGAAGCTGAGAAGAACGACTCGCCGGAACACCACGATGAGATCCGCAACGTTCGCAAACAGCTGACCGACACCATTCGCCAAATCTACAGCGACTTGTCGCCATGGCAAACGGTTGAAGTCGCTCGCCACCAGAAGCGTCCTCAGTCAGCGGACTACTTGAACTTGGTCTTCGACGAGTTCGTCGAACTGCATGGTGATCGAAAGTTCGGCAACGACCGCGCACTTCGCACTGGCTTCGCGAAGCTCGACAAGCACAAAGTCATGTTCCTTGGTCACTTTAAAGGACGTGACCTGAAAGAACGCAGCGAGTGCTACTTTGGTTGTGCCAATCCTGAAGGCTATCGCAAAGCAATCGAGAAGATGGAGCTCGCCGAGAAGTACAACCTTCCGGTGATCGCGTTCATTGATACGCCAGGCGCGTACCCAGGCATCGGCGCCGAAGAACGCGGCCAAGCCATGGCCATCGCCGACGCGATGTTCGTCATGTCGCGACTTAAGACACCAATCATCTCCGTCGTCATCGGCGAAGGTGGCTCAGGCGGTGCCTTGGGAATTGGTGTCGCCGATCGAACGGCGATGCTGCAGCATGCCTACTACTCCGTGATCAGCCCTGAAGGCTGTGCTGGCATTCTGTGGAAGAGCCACGAGTTCAAAGCCAAAGCGGCGGAAGCTCTGAAGTTCACTTCCAAATACTTGCCCAAGTTTGGGATCGTCGATGACGTCATTGAAGAGCCTCTCGGCGGCGCCCACCGAGACCATCACCAGATGGCTGCTCGCCTGAAAATGTACCTGACCAAAACAGTCAATGAACTGGCCGCCAAACCGACCGACGAGCTGGTCGAAGGACGCTACGAAAAGTTCCGCCAGATGGGCATGTTCCTGGAGCGTGAACTGGAAGCCACCGAAGGTGAACCAGCGAGCTAA